The following coding sequences are from one Desulfuromonadaceae bacterium window:
- a CDS encoding transposase has translation MPRTARIDIPGLLQHVMVRGIEKRNIFLGDDDKALFVERLSKLLIATGTECLAWALMSNHFHLLLRPQSTKLSLFMRRLLTGYAVVFNRRHQRSGHLFQNRYKSIVCEEDAYLLELVRYIHLNPLRVGLAESIDELDSYRWSGHGVIMGHAEFAGQNADELLQMFDSKKGRARKQYRTFIEDGINQGKRDELVGGGLRRSLKLSGSKEPEAYDERILGSGNFVEQLQLMTETTDIALGRVSLEEIISAIAPIFSIEPASLWQGGKRKEVSAARGALCYVAVVKMGMSGAAVARMLNISRAGVSLAARRGEEIYQRSRNLQAVVSGLQS, from the coding sequence ATGCCAAGAACAGCCCGTATTGATATCCCCGGCCTTCTCCAACATGTGATGGTGCGCGGCATCGAAAAGCGAAACATTTTTCTCGGTGACGATGACAAAGCACTGTTTGTTGAACGCTTGTCGAAGTTGCTTATCGCAACCGGAACCGAATGTCTTGCCTGGGCGCTGATGTCCAATCACTTCCACTTACTCCTTCGCCCCCAGTCGACCAAACTTTCCCTATTCATGCGGCGCTTGTTGACAGGCTATGCCGTGGTCTTCAATCGTCGCCATCAACGAAGCGGGCACCTCTTTCAAAATCGCTACAAATCAATTGTTTGCGAGGAAGACGCCTATCTTCTTGAGCTTGTTCGCTATATTCACCTCAATCCCCTGCGGGTCGGCCTGGCTGAATCCATCGACGAGCTGGATTCATACCGATGGTCTGGACATGGTGTCATTATGGGTCATGCAGAATTTGCGGGACAGAACGCAGATGAGCTCCTCCAGATGTTCGACAGTAAAAAGGGACGCGCCCGGAAACAGTATCGAACTTTTATCGAGGACGGAATAAATCAGGGAAAAAGAGACGAATTGGTTGGTGGCGGATTGCGTCGATCCCTTAAACTGTCAGGCTCAAAAGAGCCGGAAGCATACGATGAAAGAATTCTCGGGAGCGGAAACTTTGTGGAACAACTGCAGCTGATGACGGAAACCACCGACATCGCACTTGGCCGCGTATCACTGGAAGAAATTATCAGCGCCATTGCGCCAATATTTTCAATCGAACCGGCATCCTTGTGGCAAGGGGGGAAACGAAAAGAGGTGTCCGCTGCCAGGGGCGCATTATGCTATGTTGCTGTCGTTAAAATGGGGATGAGCGGCGCGGCGGTTGCGAGAATGTTGAACATCAGTCGCGCCGGAGTCAGTCTGGCCGCGCGAAGGGGCGAAGAGATCTATCAGCGGAGCCGGAACTTACAGGCCGTTGTTTCTGGTTTACAAAGTTAA
- a CDS encoding type II toxin-antitoxin system VapC family toxin, with product MQQILIDTNFYVAFKRKQESVLTRFRQAEYIGVSTVVLGELLAGFRCGSREAENRRELDQFLDSPRVKVLAIDEETAEFYAEIFRALREKGRPIPSNDLWIAATSLRHGLALATLDEHFRSIDSLLLVENQ from the coding sequence ATGCAGCAGATCCTGATTGATACCAACTTCTACGTGGCTTTCAAACGGAAGCAGGAATCGGTTTTGACCCGGTTTCGTCAGGCGGAATATATCGGCGTGAGCACGGTCGTACTCGGCGAGTTACTGGCTGGCTTTCGTTGCGGGAGCCGCGAAGCGGAAAATCGTCGAGAGCTCGACCAGTTTCTGGATTCTCCCCGCGTCAAGGTGCTGGCCATCGACGAAGAGACAGCTGAATTCTACGCCGAGATTTTTCGTGCTCTGCGTGAAAAAGGGCGACCGATTCCGTCCAATGACCTGTGGATAGCGGCGACCTCGCTGCGACACGGACTAGCGCTCGCTACCCTGGATGAACATTTTCGATCCATCGACAGCCTGCTGCTGGTCGAAAACCAATAA
- a CDS encoding 4Fe-4S dicluster domain-containing protein → MKNCTHINSPKGYQLAISGAPATTVEPLEKPATVALLPTAIPFIKPRLKVKEGERVKIGSVLIEDKRNPDVRFLSPGGGTVDAIRFGPRRAIEAIIIKLDTTEERIDFPPCDSAQLDHLDRPLLVRALLDGGVWPLLRELPWRDYPQPDSIPPAIVVTLGSDEPFQPDPAIYLTGHEEDFAFGLHILRRLTDGPVHVAARANSAVTQLLAGTVNLTWSGLYPAGDPGTLLYRLKEDASENRCWYIAGHDLLLIAALLRTGHYPIDRLVSVAGSGVAHPGHLRTRLGAPLADLAVTTSTESASLRWIQGGLLTGTRSEPQSHLGLYATALNLLPEGDSKGELFGLFLPGYRKPSYSRAFLSALHRQPLSTDCNKHGGERACIACGYCSRVCAVDILPHFTYKALHADAVEEALEHGLLDCVECGLCSYVCPAKIELVQTFKTAKRDYLKEQGQR, encoded by the coding sequence ATGAAAAATTGTACCCACATCAACAGCCCTAAGGGCTACCAGCTGGCCATCTCCGGCGCACCGGCCACCACGGTGGAGCCTCTCGAAAAACCGGCAACGGTTGCATTGCTGCCAACCGCCATCCCCTTTATCAAGCCACGTCTCAAAGTCAAAGAGGGTGAGCGGGTCAAGATCGGCAGCGTGCTGATTGAGGACAAGCGCAATCCGGATGTCCGTTTCCTTTCCCCTGGTGGCGGCACGGTGGACGCGATCCGCTTCGGTCCGCGCCGGGCAATCGAAGCGATCATCATCAAGCTTGACACCACCGAGGAGCGGATTGATTTCCCCCCCTGCGACAGTGCGCAACTCGACCACCTTGATCGCCCGCTGCTGGTCCGGGCGTTGCTCGACGGCGGCGTCTGGCCGTTGCTGCGCGAACTGCCGTGGCGCGACTACCCACAGCCCGACAGCATCCCCCCGGCGATCGTTGTCACTCTCGGCAGCGACGAACCGTTTCAACCTGACCCCGCCATCTACCTGACAGGGCATGAAGAGGACTTCGCTTTCGGTCTGCACATCCTCCGGCGGCTAACTGACGGGCCGGTACATGTGGCTGCCCGCGCCAACAGCGCGGTGACGCAACTGCTCGCCGGGACCGTCAACCTGACCTGGAGTGGCCTCTATCCGGCGGGCGACCCCGGCACCCTGCTCTACCGTCTGAAAGAGGATGCCAGCGAGAACCGCTGCTGGTATATCGCCGGGCACGACCTGCTGCTGATCGCGGCATTGCTGCGCACGGGACACTACCCCATCGACCGGCTGGTCTCGGTCGCGGGATCGGGAGTCGCGCACCCCGGCCATCTGCGTACCCGCCTCGGAGCGCCGCTGGCCGACCTGGCCGTGACCACCTCAACCGAAAGCGCCAGCTTGCGCTGGATCCAGGGAGGACTGCTGACCGGCACCCGGAGCGAGCCGCAATCGCATCTGGGCCTCTATGCCACCGCCCTCAACCTGCTGCCGGAGGGGGACAGCAAGGGCGAGCTGTTCGGCCTCTTCCTTCCCGGCTACCGCAAACCGAGCTACTCGCGGGCCTTTCTGTCGGCACTCCATCGCCAGCCACTGTCAACCGACTGCAATAAACATGGCGGCGAGCGCGCCTGCATCGCCTGCGGCTATTGTTCGCGGGTCTGTGCCGTCGACATCCTGCCGCACTTTACCTACAAGGCACTTCACGCCGACGCAGTCGAAGAAGCCCTTGAGCACGGCCTGCTCGATTGTGTTGAATGCGGGTTGTGCTCCTACGTCTGTCCGGCCAAGATAGAGCTCGTGCAAACGTTCAAAACCGCCAAACGTGACTATCTCAAGGAACAGGGGCAACGATGA
- a CDS encoding NADH:ubiquinone reductase (Na(+)-transporting) subunit B — protein MKWLELFFDRTRKHFEAGGRLARFWPFYESIETVFYAPASVTRFAPNIRDYLDTKRFMMLVILALLPHYLFGIYNVGYQSQLAAGLSTELLPVALNGLKTALPIIAVVFLCGFGWEVVFTTIRKHEMSEGVLVTCALFPLTLPPTIPLWQAALGISFGVVIGKEIFGGTGRNFLNPALTGRAFLYFAYPVQNSGDAIWVAKVAGPATVDSITSATPLALAATAERGSDLHAAFVDHGYSAIKLLLGLYPGTIGGTATLLSIAGAIFLIVLGLASARIILGCVGGLLVTGFLFNLAAGAGTPVYYTLPAYQHLLMGGSMFAFAYMATDPVSATHMPAAKWVYGFCIGALTVLIRVMNPAFPEGIGMAILFMNLFAPLFDQLEIRWQLRKRVTNV, from the coding sequence ATGAAATGGCTTGAGCTGTTCTTCGACCGGACGCGGAAGCATTTCGAGGCAGGGGGGCGCCTGGCGCGTTTCTGGCCGTTCTACGAAAGTATCGAGACGGTCTTTTACGCCCCGGCCAGCGTCACTCGCTTCGCCCCGAATATCCGCGACTATCTCGACACCAAGCGCTTCATGATGCTGGTCATCCTCGCGCTGCTCCCCCACTATCTGTTCGGCATCTACAATGTCGGCTATCAGTCCCAACTCGCCGCCGGGCTGTCGACCGAACTCCTGCCGGTGGCACTCAACGGCCTGAAGACCGCGCTGCCGATCATCGCCGTGGTCTTCCTCTGTGGCTTCGGCTGGGAGGTGGTCTTCACCACCATCCGCAAACATGAGATGAGCGAGGGGGTGCTGGTTACCTGCGCCCTTTTTCCCCTCACCCTGCCACCGACGATTCCGCTCTGGCAGGCGGCGCTCGGCATCTCGTTCGGTGTGGTGATCGGCAAGGAGATTTTTGGGGGCACCGGACGCAACTTCCTTAATCCGGCGCTGACCGGGCGGGCGTTCCTCTACTTTGCCTACCCGGTGCAGAACTCCGGCGACGCCATCTGGGTCGCCAAGGTCGCGGGACCGGCGACCGTCGACAGTATCACCAGTGCCACGCCGCTGGCACTGGCGGCGACCGCCGAGCGCGGCAGTGATCTCCACGCCGCCTTTGTCGACCATGGGTACAGCGCCATCAAGCTGCTCTTGGGCCTCTACCCCGGCACCATCGGCGGCACTGCAACCTTGTTAAGTATCGCCGGAGCGATCTTCCTGATCGTCCTCGGGCTCGCCAGCGCACGAATTATTCTCGGCTGCGTCGGCGGCCTGCTGGTTACCGGATTCCTGTTCAACCTCGCCGCCGGAGCTGGAACCCCCGTTTACTATACCCTCCCCGCCTATCAGCATCTGCTGATGGGCGGGAGCATGTTCGCCTTCGCCTACATGGCAACCGATCCGGTGTCAGCGACCCACATGCCTGCGGCGAAATGGGTTTACGGATTCTGCATCGGCGCGCTGACGGTGCTGATCCGGGTGATGAATCCGGCGTTTCCCGAAGGGATCGGCATGGCGATCCTGTTCATGAATCTCTTCGCGCCGCTCTTCGATCAGCTCGAAATCAGGTGGCAACTGCGTAAACGGGTGACGAATGTCTAG
- a CDS encoding FMN-binding protein — translation MSSNIRTLLIATLLGVVCTVLLTGVSAGLQERQARNALIDRYSNLLRSVNLLDEGRDYRGSEIEALYQENIHRYWVNNQGELVPESMRGESDVPLYLYLRDNRIASYIVPINSRGLWGRIHGYLAIEKDGSTIAGFTVYKHVETPGLGGEIEKEWFRKNWVGKKIVDVAGNFVSITIAKGSVPPDLPATRRSHMVDGISGATMTGRFMTDDIRSILQNYEPVSIRFRGNRVAVPSDPTGSDNKKEGEAKR, via the coding sequence ATGTCTAGCAACATCAGAACGCTGCTGATCGCGACGCTGCTCGGCGTCGTCTGCACCGTCCTGCTGACCGGCGTATCGGCCGGACTCCAGGAGCGTCAGGCGCGTAACGCCCTGATCGATCGCTACAGCAACCTGCTGCGCTCGGTCAATCTGCTCGACGAGGGGCGAGACTACCGTGGCAGCGAAATCGAAGCCCTCTATCAGGAAAATATCCACCGCTACTGGGTCAATAATCAGGGCGAGCTGGTTCCGGAGTCGATGCGGGGCGAGAGTGATGTACCGCTCTACCTTTACCTCCGGGACAATCGCATTGCGTCCTATATCGTCCCGATCAACAGCCGCGGCCTGTGGGGCCGGATTCACGGTTATCTGGCGATCGAGAAGGATGGTTCAACCATCGCCGGGTTTACAGTTTACAAGCATGTCGAGACGCCGGGGCTCGGCGGCGAGATTGAAAAAGAATGGTTCCGCAAAAACTGGGTCGGTAAAAAGATTGTCGATGTCGCTGGCAACTTCGTCTCGATCACCATCGCCAAGGGGAGCGTCCCGCCGGATCTGCCGGCGACGCGTCGCAGCCACATGGTTGACGGCATCTCCGGGGCAACGATGACCGGGCGCTTTATGACCGACGACATCAGGAGTATCTTGCAAAACTATGAACCGGTGTCGATCCGTTTCCGGGGCAACCGGGTGGCCGTACCATCCGACCCGACCGGAAGTGACAACAAAAAAGAAGGGGAGGCCAAACGATGA
- a CDS encoding NADH:ubiquinone reductase (Na(+)-transporting) subunit D has translation MSCQSRSPWTAIRKSKSLKEIGKALWETNPISRQILGICSALAVTVQLKTAIVMSLALIFVVSLSNLSISLLRHQLPRNIRIIVEITIIATLVIVADELLKAFMYGVSKQLSVFVGLIVTNCIVLGRAEGFALQNPPFASFMDGVANGIGYGSLLIGVAFFRELLGSGTLLGYPVMPALFYQWGYVDNSLMLLAPGAFILIGLFVWLQNSIMMKRR, from the coding sequence ATGAGCTGTCAATCGCGTTCACCGTGGACCGCCATCCGCAAAAGCAAATCACTCAAGGAGATCGGCAAGGCGCTGTGGGAGACGAACCCGATCTCCAGGCAGATCCTCGGCATCTGTTCGGCGCTGGCCGTGACCGTCCAGCTCAAGACCGCCATCGTCATGAGTCTGGCGCTGATCTTCGTCGTCTCGCTGTCCAATCTCTCTATCTCGTTGCTGCGACATCAACTGCCGCGCAACATCCGCATCATCGTCGAGATCACCATCATCGCCACGCTGGTCATCGTTGCCGACGAGCTCCTCAAAGCGTTCATGTATGGGGTCAGCAAGCAATTGTCGGTCTTTGTCGGCCTGATCGTCACCAACTGTATCGTCCTCGGACGGGCGGAAGGGTTCGCCCTGCAGAATCCGCCCTTCGCCTCCTTCATGGACGGCGTCGCCAACGGCATCGGTTACGGATCGCTGCTGATCGGGGTGGCTTTTTTTCGTGAGTTGCTCGGGTCGGGAACGCTCCTCGGCTACCCGGTCATGCCCGCTCTTTTCTACCAGTGGGGATATGTCGACAACAGCCTGATGCTGCTGGCACCGGGAGCGTTTATTCTGATCGGGCTGTTTGTCTGGCTGCAGAACAGCATCATGATGAAACGGCGGTAA
- the nqrE gene encoding NADH:ubiquinone reductase (Na(+)-transporting) subunit E — translation MENLLGIALNSIFVGNILLAYFLGMCSFLAISNNVRTATGLGVAVVFVLTVTAPVNWLIYHTLLAPGALAWAGLEGVDLSYLKLILFITTIAAIVQALEMVIDRFSPGLYTNLGVFLPLITVNCAILGVSLFMVERAYTFTETLVYSVGSGLGWALAIIAMATIRHKLRYADVPESLRGFAINMIITGLMSIGFMLFAGISL, via the coding sequence ATGGAAAATCTCCTCGGCATCGCGCTTAATTCGATCTTTGTCGGCAACATTCTGCTCGCCTATTTCCTCGGCATGTGTTCATTCCTGGCGATCTCCAACAACGTCAGGACCGCCACCGGCCTCGGCGTTGCGGTGGTCTTCGTCCTCACCGTTACCGCCCCGGTCAACTGGCTGATTTATCACACGCTGCTGGCACCGGGGGCGCTGGCGTGGGCCGGGCTGGAGGGCGTCGACCTCAGCTACCTGAAGCTGATCCTCTTTATCACCACCATCGCCGCCATCGTCCAGGCGCTGGAGATGGTCATCGACCGCTTTTCGCCGGGGCTCTACACCAATCTCGGCGTCTTTCTGCCGTTGATCACCGTCAACTGCGCGATCCTCGGCGTGTCGCTCTTCATGGTCGAGCGTGCCTACACCTTTACCGAAACGCTTGTCTACAGTGTCGGTTCAGGGCTGGGGTGGGCGCTGGCAATTATTGCCATGGCGACGATCCGCCACAAGCTGCGCTATGCCGATGTCCCGGAAAGTTTACGCGGGTTTGCCATCAATATGATCATCACTGGCCTGATGTCGATCGGCTTCATGCTGTTCGCCGGAATTTCACTCTAG
- the nqrF gene encoding NADH:ubiquinone reductase (Na(+)-transporting) subunit F yields MFATLTIALAVVLAILLTLVAILLLVEAKVVPKGERRVNINDDPEHEITAPAGKTLLTALVQNEIYLPSACGGKGSCGYCKCQVLAGSGELLPTELPHLTRAERLDHVRLACQVKVREDLRIRIPDEIFSITKYAATVVSNDNVASFIKELRIKLDPGVHLDFKTGSYVQIDIPPYRRSFRDIDVPKRFSPVWDHFNFWELVAENDEDQYRSYSMANTPEEDDLRFTVRIATPPPGAELPPGIASSYLFMLKSGDKVTFSGPFGEFFIQDTDREMCFIGGGAGMAPLRSHIFHQLLTENTSRKITFWYGARSKIEMFYDEEFRDLEKRFPNFSYHVALSDPQPDDHWGGSTGFIHQVAYDEYLKDHPDPTEVEYYLCGPPMMATAVLKMLDSLGVDPVMIRFDDFGG; encoded by the coding sequence GTGTTCGCAACCCTGACCATCGCCCTGGCCGTCGTGCTCGCTATCCTGCTCACGCTGGTCGCCATACTGCTGCTGGTGGAGGCCAAGGTCGTCCCCAAGGGGGAACGGCGGGTCAACATCAACGACGACCCGGAGCACGAAATCACCGCCCCGGCGGGGAAAACGCTGCTGACCGCTCTGGTTCAGAACGAGATCTATCTCCCCTCGGCATGTGGCGGTAAAGGGAGCTGCGGCTACTGCAAGTGCCAGGTGCTGGCAGGGAGCGGCGAGCTGCTGCCGACCGAACTGCCGCATCTGACCCGCGCCGAACGGCTGGATCACGTGCGACTGGCGTGTCAGGTGAAGGTGCGTGAAGATCTGCGCATCCGCATCCCGGACGAGATTTTCAGCATCACCAAATACGCTGCCACCGTCGTTTCCAACGACAACGTCGCCTCCTTCATCAAGGAACTGCGCATCAAGCTCGACCCCGGGGTGCATCTCGACTTCAAGACCGGCAGTTATGTGCAGATTGACATCCCGCCGTATCGCCGCTCGTTTCGGGATATCGACGTGCCAAAGCGCTTCAGCCCGGTATGGGACCATTTCAATTTCTGGGAACTTGTGGCCGAAAATGACGAGGATCAGTACCGCAGCTACTCGATGGCCAACACCCCCGAAGAGGACGACCTGCGTTTCACCGTGCGCATCGCCACCCCGCCGCCAGGTGCCGAGCTGCCGCCGGGAATCGCCTCATCGTATCTCTTCATGCTCAAGTCGGGAGACAAGGTCACCTTCAGCGGCCCCTTCGGCGAGTTTTTCATCCAGGACACTGACCGCGAGATGTGCTTCATTGGCGGCGGCGCCGGCATGGCCCCGCTACGTTCGCACATTTTTCACCAGCTGCTGACCGAAAACACCTCCCGCAAGATCACCTTCTGGTACGGGGCACGTTCAAAGATCGAAATGTTTTACGATGAAGAGTTCCGCGATCTGGAAAAGCGCTTCCCCAACTTCAGCTACCACGTCGCACTCTCCGACCCGCAGCCGGACGACCATTGGGGTGGTTCTACCGGGTTTATTCATCAGGTGGCCTACGACGAATACCTCAAGGACCATCCCGATCCGACCGAGGTGGAATATTATCTGTGCGGCCCGCCGATGATGGCCACGGCCGTTTTAAAAATGCTCGACAGCCTCGGTGTCGATCCGGTGATGATCCGCTTTGATGACTTCGGCGGTTGA